In Apostichopus japonicus isolate 1M-3 chromosome 3, ASM3797524v1, whole genome shotgun sequence, a single genomic region encodes these proteins:
- the LOC139965578 gene encoding sodium-coupled neutral amino acid transporter 7-like, translating into MGSLNADAYAEKESFLTTSTDCNSSDENVSLLGNVSIRPYPQAQEGRTSFPGAVFIIVNACIGAGILNFPAAYAATGGPVAGVIVQLVLLLFIICSLLILALCADIKRSSTYQDVISSMCGKHGRICCEICIILYCFGACITFLIVIGDQTDLILQTFLPEDVAKQFWAKRQFMIFLLGTFILYPLCLPKKVDFLKYPSSVGVFATLYVCAVIILTYYLKKGTHTLHPTTHSDYSWTRGFAAVPTICFGFQCHLSSVPVYASLKHRNVKHFSLIVLTAMSVSSVAYILSGTFGYLTFGFAVCPDILSTYSAKNAAISVARVMILVNMLTTYPVLHYCGRLALETMYKGFRGMAADDDDPHERRRRAIETTSWFVLSLLLAMFLPNIQVVISPIGGLAAVFIFVFPGLCFLQFIFKHSATSERKRQYLIAAAIAFVAIGTFIFGTSVTQSVMDDISGQSLAQCVNEASP; encoded by the exons ATGGGGTCTTTGAATGCTGATGCATATGCTGAGAAAGAGAGCTTCCTAACCACCAGCACTGATTGCAACAGTAGCGATGAAAACGTTTCACTTCTTGGGAACGTTTCCATACGTCCGTACCCACAAGCGCAGGAAGGAAGGACATCTTTCCCAGGCGCTGTCTTTATTATCGTCAACGCCTGCATCGGTGCAGGCATTCTTAACTTTCCGGCTGCTTACGCTGCCACGGGTGGCCCGGTCGCTGGAGTCATCGTACAACTG GTTCTTCTATTGTTTATCATCTGCTCTCTTCTCATCCTGGCTCTCTGTGCGGACATCAAGCGGTCATCTACCTACCAGGATGTCATATCCTCCATGTGTGGCAAACACGGCCGTATCTGCTGCGAGATCTGCATCATCCTCTACTGTTTTGGAGCTTGTATCACGTTCCTTATAGTCATTGGCGACCAAACCGATTTGA TTTTGCAGACTTTTTTGCCTGAAGATGTTGCTAAACAGTTTTGGGCCAAGAGACAGTTTATGATCTTCTTGTTAGGGACGTTTATACTCTATCCGTTATGCCTGCCAAAAAAGGTTGATTTCTTGAAGTATCCTAG TTCGGTGGGCGTGTTCGCTACGCTGTATGTCTGTGCGGTCATTATCCTCACTTACTATCTGAAAAAAGGAACACACACCCTTCACCCTACAACTCATAGTGACTACTCGTGGACAAGAGGATTCGCAGCTGTTCCTACAATCTGCTTCGGTTTTCAg TGTCATCTCAGCTCGGTGCCAGTCTACGCTAGCCTTAAACATCGGAATGTTAAACACTTTAGCCTTATCGTGTTGACGGCTATGTCCGTGTCTTCAGTGGCTTACATTCTGTCTGGCACATTTGGATACTTGACTTTTGGCTTCGCTGTTTGTCCTGATATTTTAAGCACTTACTCGGCTAAGAATGCCGCCATTAGCGTTGCGAGAGTAATGATCTTGGTGAACATGTTAACAACGTATCCAGTTCTACATTACTGTGGAAG ACTAGCCTTAGAAACCATGTATAAGGGTTTCAGAGGGATGGCCGCAGACGATGACGACCCTCACGAGAGGCGGAGAAGAGCCATCGAGACCACGTCCTGGTTCGTCCTGTCTCTGCTCCTCGCAATGTTTTTGCCAAATATTCAGGTGGTCATATCGCCAATCGGTGGATTGGCCGCCGTCTTCATCTTCGTCTTTCCAG GTCTCTGCTTCTTGCAGTTCATCTTCAAGCATTCCGCTACCTCAGAGAGGAAGAGACAGTACCTGATCGCCGCGGCGATTGCATTTGTCGCTATCGGAACTTTCATCTTCGGAACCAGCGTGACTCAGTCGGTCATGGACGACATCTCCGGACAATCCCTGGCACAATGTGTCAACGAGGCTTCACCCTAA